Proteins encoded in a region of the Elaeis guineensis isolate ETL-2024a chromosome 7, EG11, whole genome shotgun sequence genome:
- the LOC105048436 gene encoding uncharacterized protein, producing the protein MNHCAMQQNAFAACEEMRGASSFAVADRRPPVFCPKPRRLGTLFSADSVRPLRWHASHQADLSDTKAGAELLDLFLAKGGEQVASSPPFFCGSPPSRAANPVVQDARFGEDRPPAPIAALPAQSGSPMSPRKGCVRAKFGLKPAAVRIEGFDCLNRDSRSCSITAVA; encoded by the exons ATGAACCATTGCGCGATGCAGCAGAACGCTTTCGCTGCCTGTGAGGAGATGCGGGGGGCCTCCTCCTTCGCAGTCGCCGATCGAAGGCCCCCAGTCTTTTGCCCCAAGCCCCGCCGCCTCGGTACCCTCTTCTCCGCCGACTCCGTCCGCCCCCTCCGATGGCATGCCAG TCATCAGGCGGATCTGTCGGATACGAAGGCCGGAGCGGAGCTTCTCGATTTATTTCTAGCAAAG GGTGGGGAACAGGTGGCCTCGTCACCTCCGTTCTTCTGCGGGTCGCCGCCGAGCCGGGCGGCGAACCCGGTGGTCCAAGATGCCCGTTTCGGCGAGGACCGGCCGCCGGCCCCGATAGCCGCCCTTCCGGCCCAATCCGGCTCGCCGATGTCGCCACGGAAAGGCTGTGTGCGTGCCAAATTCGGCCTCAAGCCGGCGGCCGTGAGAATCGAGGGTTTTGATTGCCTCAACCGCGATAGCCGGAGCTGCAGCATCACTGCTGTGGCCTAA